The Rhododendron vialii isolate Sample 1 chromosome 5a, ASM3025357v1 genome contains a region encoding:
- the LOC131326031 gene encoding trihelix transcription factor GT-3b, with translation MDGLHHRIAANIDPGDGRFPQWSIQETRDFLVIRAELDQTFIETKRNKVLWEVVATKMKERGYNRSTEQCKSKWKNLVTRYKGCETMEQEGMRLQFPFYNELQTIFSARMQRMLWMEAEGGASGSKKRSSGMLLSSEDEDENEESDREKGNIGSKKKRKVTKGSGSTSTHGSTGGNISDLKEVLEEFMKQQMQMEMEWLKAFEAREEERKVREMEWRQKMEALENERVVNERMWREREEQRRVREEARADRRDALMTELLNRLRRDG, from the exons ATGGATGGTCTTCACCACCGTATCGCGGCGAACATCGATCCGGGAGACGGTAGGTTCCCTCAATGGAGTATCCAGGAGACGAGGGACTTCCTGGTGATTCGGGCCGAGCTGGATCAGACCTTCATCGAGACGAAACGCAACAAGGTTCTGTGGGAGGTGGTCGCGACGAAGATGAAGGAGAGGGGCTACAACCGCAGCACAGAGCAGTGTAAGTCCAAATGGAAAAACCTCGTCACTCGATATAAG GGATGTGAAACCATGGAACAAGAAGGTATGCGTCTACAATTTCCATTTTACAACGAGCTCCAGACGATTTTCAGCGCGAGGATGCAGCGAATGCTGTGGATGGAAGCGGAAGGGGGAGCGAGCGGGTCGAAGAAGAGATCATCAGGGATGCTTCTATCATCGGAAGACGAAGATGAGAACGAAGAGAGCGATAGGGAGAAGGGTAATATTGgaagcaaaaagaaaaggaaggtaaCCAAAGGCAGTGGCAGCACTAGTACTCATGGGAGTACCGGCGGAAACATCAGTGATTTGAAAGAGGTGTTGGAGGAGTTCATGAAGCAACAGATGCAGATGGAGATGGAATGGCTGAAAGCGTTCGAGGCgagggaggaggagaggaagGTGAGGGAGATGGAGTGGAGGCAGAAGATGGAGGCATTGGAGAACGAGAGGGTGGTGAATGAGAggatgtggagagagagagaagagcaaAGAAGAGTGAGAGAGGAAGCTAGGGCTGATAGGAGGGATGCCCTCATGACAGAACTCTTGAACAGGCTTAGGAGAGATGGTTAG